Proteins encoded within one genomic window of Argiope bruennichi chromosome 7, qqArgBrue1.1, whole genome shotgun sequence:
- the LOC129975103 gene encoding putative RNA-binding protein Luc7-like 2 isoform X1, producing MSAHEQMRAMLDQLMGTGRDGENNKFKVHFTDPRVCKSFLLSCCPHDILAATRMDLGECPKLHDLALRADFENAAQKKDYFYDVDAMEHLQNFINECDRRTEQAKRRLAETQEELSAEVAAKLQRVHELAEQIGKHLAQAEKLGEEGNVEESMKIMEEVEEFKRQKSLAEQEYRNSMPASSYQQQKLRVCEVCSAYLGIHDNDRRLADHFGGKLHLGFIAIREKLKELKTEVNEKRQKGRMDRDRDYLRDRDERSRPDSSRSRRHRSRSSSRHRHRSRSDERKKRNKHRHRSSSRERHRSRDHHSHRRDRSRDKKEKKRSRSRDHRRSHSTGNEKPENNHEI from the exons ATGTCGGCGCACGAACAAATGCGTGCGATGTTGGATCAGTTGATGGGTACCGGACGAGAcg gAGAGAACAACAAATTCAAAGTCCATTTTACTGATCCCCGAGTGTGTAAGAGTTTCTTGCTAAGCTGTTGCCCTCATGACATTCTTGCTGCTACT CGTATGGACCTGGGTGAATGCCCCAAGTTGCATGACCTTGCATTAAGAGCAGACTTTGAAAATGCAGCACAGAAGAAAGACTACTTCTATGATGTTGAt GCTATGGAAcatcttcagaattttatcaatGAATGTGACCGGCGTACTGAGCAGGCCAAAAGACGTTTGGCTGAAACACAAGAGGAACTGAGTGCTGAAGTTGCTGCAAAA TTGCAAAGAGTGCATGAGTTGGCAGAACAGATTGGGAAGCATCTTGCTCAAGCTGAAAAACTGGGAGAAGAAGGTAATGTTGAGGAATCAATGAAGATTATGGAAGAAGTTGAAGAATTCAAGAGGCAGAAGTCACTTGCAGAA CAAGAATACCGCAATTCCATGCCAGCCTCTAGTTATCAGCAACAGAAATTACGTGTGTGTGAGGTCTGTTCTGCTTACTTGGGTATCCATGATAATGATCGTCGTCTCGCAGATCACTTTGGAGGAAAACTGCACCTTGGATTTATTGCCATAAGAGAGAAATTAAAAGAACTGAAG ACAGAGGTAAATGAGAAACGCCAAAAAGGTCGCATGGACAGAGATCGAGACTATTTGAGAGACAGAGATGAAAGAAGCAGACCAGATTCTTCTCGCTCTCGGCGTCACAG GTCCCGTTCATCTTCACGCCATCGCCACAGATCCCGGTCAGATGAGCGCAAGAAACGTAACAAACACCGACATCGCTCATCTTCAAGGGAGCGACATCGTTCCAGAGATCATCATTCCCATCGGAGAGATCGATCACgtgataagaaagaaaagaaaag aagcCGCTCCAGAGATCATAGACGTTCACATTCAACAGGAAATGAGAAACCAGAGAACAACCACGAAatctaa
- the LOC129975103 gene encoding putative RNA-binding protein Luc7-like 2 isoform X2, with translation MDLGECPKLHDLALRADFENAAQKKDYFYDVDAMEHLQNFINECDRRTEQAKRRLAETQEELSAEVAAKLQRVHELAEQIGKHLAQAEKLGEEGNVEESMKIMEEVEEFKRQKSLAEQEYRNSMPASSYQQQKLRVCEVCSAYLGIHDNDRRLADHFGGKLHLGFIAIREKLKELKTEVNEKRQKGRMDRDRDYLRDRDERSRPDSSRSRRHRSRSSSRHRHRSRSDERKKRNKHRHRSSSRERHRSRDHHSHRRDRSRDKKEKKRSRSRDHRRSHSTGNEKPENNHEI, from the exons ATGGACCTGGGTGAATGCCCCAAGTTGCATGACCTTGCATTAAGAGCAGACTTTGAAAATGCAGCACAGAAGAAAGACTACTTCTATGATGTTGAt GCTATGGAAcatcttcagaattttatcaatGAATGTGACCGGCGTACTGAGCAGGCCAAAAGACGTTTGGCTGAAACACAAGAGGAACTGAGTGCTGAAGTTGCTGCAAAA TTGCAAAGAGTGCATGAGTTGGCAGAACAGATTGGGAAGCATCTTGCTCAAGCTGAAAAACTGGGAGAAGAAGGTAATGTTGAGGAATCAATGAAGATTATGGAAGAAGTTGAAGAATTCAAGAGGCAGAAGTCACTTGCAGAA CAAGAATACCGCAATTCCATGCCAGCCTCTAGTTATCAGCAACAGAAATTACGTGTGTGTGAGGTCTGTTCTGCTTACTTGGGTATCCATGATAATGATCGTCGTCTCGCAGATCACTTTGGAGGAAAACTGCACCTTGGATTTATTGCCATAAGAGAGAAATTAAAAGAACTGAAG ACAGAGGTAAATGAGAAACGCCAAAAAGGTCGCATGGACAGAGATCGAGACTATTTGAGAGACAGAGATGAAAGAAGCAGACCAGATTCTTCTCGCTCTCGGCGTCACAG GTCCCGTTCATCTTCACGCCATCGCCACAGATCCCGGTCAGATGAGCGCAAGAAACGTAACAAACACCGACATCGCTCATCTTCAAGGGAGCGACATCGTTCCAGAGATCATCATTCCCATCGGAGAGATCGATCACgtgataagaaagaaaagaaaag aagcCGCTCCAGAGATCATAGACGTTCACATTCAACAGGAAATGAGAAACCAGAGAACAACCACGAAatctaa